From a region of the Pseudoxanthomonas sp. X-1 genome:
- a CDS encoding YeiH family protein, producing MSGSTLPRPFALDHRSGPWPGLLLVLGIALAAIGLAQVPWMQGAGLSALTLAIVLGIALGNSVFPAIATRTGAGVDLAKGTLLRAGIVLYGLRVTFQDLMGVGVAGLAIDVAVVAGVFVAGTWWGMRVLRLDRQSAMLISAGSAICGAAAVLATEPVLRAPAHKVSVAVATVVVFGTLSMFVYPQLAPHLPLDAHAYGLYAGSTIHEVAQVVVAGRAVGEAAANAAVIEKMLRVMLLAPFLLALGAWLRRGRPRAETGATPLTIPWFALGFVAVAGFNSLHLLPARVVAVANALDTLLLAMAMAALGLRTHWGAIRQAGARPLLLAAVLWGLLMVGGYALNRGMLLLLA from the coding sequence ATGTCAGGCTCCACGCTCCCGCGTCCATTCGCCCTCGACCACAGGTCCGGCCCGTGGCCAGGACTGCTGCTGGTCCTCGGCATCGCCCTGGCCGCCATCGGTCTGGCGCAGGTCCCGTGGATGCAGGGTGCAGGCTTGAGCGCGCTGACCCTGGCGATCGTGCTCGGCATCGCCCTGGGCAACAGCGTGTTCCCGGCCATCGCCACGCGTACCGGCGCGGGCGTCGACCTGGCCAAGGGCACGCTGCTGCGCGCCGGGATCGTGCTCTATGGCCTGCGCGTGACCTTCCAGGACCTGATGGGCGTGGGCGTGGCCGGGCTGGCGATCGACGTGGCGGTGGTGGCCGGCGTGTTCGTCGCCGGCACGTGGTGGGGCATGCGTGTGCTCAGGCTGGATCGCCAGAGCGCGATGCTGATCAGCGCCGGCAGCGCGATCTGTGGCGCGGCCGCGGTGCTGGCCACCGAGCCGGTGCTCAGGGCGCCGGCGCACAAGGTGTCGGTCGCGGTGGCCACGGTGGTGGTGTTCGGCACGTTGAGCATGTTCGTGTATCCGCAGCTGGCCCCGCACCTGCCGCTGGATGCGCACGCCTACGGCCTCTACGCGGGTTCGACCATCCACGAAGTCGCCCAGGTGGTGGTCGCCGGCCGCGCCGTCGGCGAGGCCGCGGCGAACGCGGCGGTGATCGAGAAGATGCTGCGGGTGATGCTGCTGGCGCCGTTCCTGCTGGCGCTGGGCGCCTGGCTGCGCCGCGGCCGTCCGCGGGCGGAGACGGGGGCGACGCCGTTGACGATCCCGTGGTTCGCACTGGGCTTCGTGGCGGTGGCCGGCTTCAACTCGCTGCATCTGTTGCCGGCGCGCGTGGTCGCGGTCGCCAACGCGTTGGACACGCTGTTGCTGGCCATGGCGATGGCGGCGCTGGGGCTGCGGACGCACTGGGGCGCGATCCGCCAGGCGGGGGCCAGGCCGCTGCTGCTGGCGGCGGTGTTGTGGGGGCTGCTGATGGTGGGCGGCTATGCGCTCAATCGCGGAATGCTGTTGCTGTTGGCCTAG
- a CDS encoding LysR substrate-binding domain-containing protein: MNSAHGLNLHLLRVFAAVVEHAGFSRAAEALFVSQSAVSKALRELEHQLDLPLIDRSGGRGVRLTEGGQALYRHARGIFALERAALEEVRERVGLRRGGLRIGASTTVAAYWLAEAFARHAARHPQLDSALVVGNTGEVADALIDCRIDAGFVEGPPHDERILATHWRQEPLQAVVAAASTLGAQRRASARQLAAQRWLVREAGSGTREVAQSLLAARGIVPARTLEIGGNEAIARAVAVGDGVAILPAAVVADLIAVGRLRALALPPGPPLQRPLYRLELANRPRSPALAAFLAAMDQRET, from the coding sequence ATGAATTCAGCTCATGGCCTGAATCTGCATCTGCTGCGCGTGTTCGCCGCGGTGGTGGAGCACGCGGGCTTCTCGCGCGCGGCCGAGGCGCTGTTCGTCAGCCAGTCGGCCGTGTCCAAGGCGCTGCGCGAGTTGGAACATCAGCTCGACCTGCCGCTGATCGACCGTTCCGGTGGCCGCGGCGTGCGTTTGACCGAGGGCGGTCAGGCGCTGTATCGCCATGCGCGCGGCATCTTCGCGCTGGAGCGCGCGGCGCTGGAGGAAGTCCGCGAGCGCGTGGGCCTGCGCCGGGGCGGCCTGCGCATCGGCGCCAGCACCACGGTGGCGGCGTACTGGCTGGCCGAGGCGTTCGCGCGGCATGCCGCGCGCCATCCGCAGCTGGACAGCGCGCTGGTGGTGGGCAACACCGGCGAAGTGGCCGATGCGTTGATCGACTGCCGTATCGACGCGGGCTTCGTGGAAGGCCCCCCGCACGACGAACGCATCCTGGCCACGCACTGGCGCCAGGAGCCGCTGCAGGCGGTGGTCGCCGCCGCCTCGACGCTCGGCGCGCAGCGCCGGGCCAGCGCCCGGCAGCTGGCCGCGCAGCGCTGGCTGGTGCGCGAGGCCGGCTCGGGCACGCGCGAGGTCGCACAGTCGCTGCTGGCCGCGCGCGGCATCGTGCCGGCGCGCACGCTGGAGATCGGCGGCAACGAGGCCATCGCCCGCGCCGTGGCCGTCGGCGACGGCGTGGCGATCCTGCCGGCCGCGGTGGTCGCCGACCTCATCGCGGTCGGCCGTCTGCGCGCGCTGGCGCTGCCGCCCGGACCGCCGCTGCAGCGTCCGCTCTATCGCCTGGAGCTGGCCAACCGCCCGCGATCGCCGGCGCTGGCGGCGTTCCTGGCGGCCATGGACCAGCGGGAAACTTGA
- a CDS encoding multifunctional CCA addition/repair protein — protein MKTYLVGGAVRDALLGLPAGDRDWVVVGATQAQMEAQGFRAVGRDFPVFLHPDTQEEYALARTERKSGRGYRGFVVDADPGVTLEEDLQRRDFTLNAIARDADGALVDPYHGVDDIEARVLRHVGPAFVEDPLRVLRAARFMARLAPLGFTVAPETLALMRQVADSGELDALVPERVWQELRKALAAPRPGAFLRTLRDAGALAHVLPEVDALYGVPQRAEFHPEVDTGAHQELVSDMAARLAPGDDLIGFAALTHDLGKALTPAHVLPRHIGHEQAGIKPLLALCARLKVPAEHRELAVIACREHLNVHRIDELRDATVHDLLARCDGFRKPARIAQLALVCECDKRGRAGSAEDAYPQGATLKRLHAAACAVSARDVATERLSGPQIGEAVRKARIAAIGAARSTPAEPSAA, from the coding sequence ATGAAGACTTACCTCGTCGGCGGCGCCGTCCGCGATGCCCTGCTCGGCCTGCCGGCGGGTGATCGCGACTGGGTCGTGGTCGGCGCCACGCAGGCGCAGATGGAGGCGCAGGGCTTCCGCGCAGTGGGGCGCGATTTCCCGGTGTTCCTGCATCCGGACACGCAGGAGGAGTACGCGCTGGCGCGGACCGAGCGCAAGTCCGGGCGCGGCTATCGCGGTTTCGTGGTCGATGCCGATCCGGGCGTGACGCTGGAAGAAGACCTGCAGCGGCGGGACTTCACCCTCAACGCGATCGCGCGCGATGCCGACGGCGCCCTGGTCGATCCGTATCACGGCGTGGACGATATCGAGGCGCGCGTGCTGCGCCACGTCGGGCCGGCCTTCGTCGAGGATCCCCTGCGCGTGCTGCGCGCGGCGCGCTTCATGGCGCGCCTGGCGCCGCTGGGGTTCACCGTCGCGCCGGAGACGCTGGCGCTGATGCGGCAGGTCGCCGACAGCGGCGAGCTCGACGCGCTGGTGCCCGAGCGCGTCTGGCAGGAACTGCGCAAGGCGCTGGCCGCGCCCAGGCCCGGCGCCTTCCTGCGCACGCTGCGCGACGCCGGCGCGCTGGCGCACGTGTTGCCGGAAGTGGACGCGCTGTACGGCGTGCCGCAGCGTGCCGAGTTCCATCCGGAAGTGGATACCGGCGCGCACCAGGAACTGGTCAGCGACATGGCCGCGCGGCTCGCGCCGGGGGACGACCTCATCGGCTTCGCCGCGCTGACCCATGACTTGGGCAAGGCGCTCACGCCCGCGCACGTGCTGCCGCGCCATATCGGCCACGAACAGGCTGGCATCAAGCCGCTGCTGGCGCTGTGCGCGCGGCTGAAGGTGCCCGCCGAGCACCGCGAGCTGGCGGTGATCGCCTGCCGCGAGCATCTCAACGTGCACCGCATCGACGAGCTGCGCGATGCCACTGTGCACGACCTGCTGGCGCGCTGCGACGGTTTCCGCAAGCCTGCGCGCATCGCCCAGCTGGCCCTGGTGTGCGAATGCGACAAGCGTGGACGCGCGGGCAGCGCCGAGGACGCCTATCCGCAGGGCGCGACGCTCAAGCGCCTGCATGCGGCGGCCTGTGCGGTGAGCGCGCGCGATGTGGCCACCGAGCGCCTCAGCGGCCCGCAGATCGGCGAGGCCGTGCGCAAGGCGCGCATCGCGGCGATCGGCGCCGCGCGTTCGACGCCGGCTGAGCCCAGCGCGGCTTAG
- a CDS encoding lytic transglycosylase domain-containing protein: MRSRLLLALLALGLCAPAAAQDLDAQRLLVRAALEAAERGQASDALSNPAVAGSPVRGWIEFAQLKRDIDTLDPARAQDFLRRYAGQPVANALRSAWLPSLARRKDWPTLLANWQPTDNPGLRCARLQALWVQGRADAAWVSEAQALWRGAGKPLPDGCDPVFSALATQGQLSDALRWERIDAAAAAGQTGVMRAAANGMSAAARSQVLAYAGFLDAPGTQGLAWEKSDRARAMATDGLELLARKDPDAAERLLPQYDQALGLSETQRGQVLYQIALWTVASYLPDSARRLAAVPSAAYDERLHEWQVREALARGDWPAALQAIRAMPAGQRGDARWQWFEARMLDKTGQPGAARALYAQAARTSTFHGFLAADVLDQPYALCPREPRDSAQAQAAVAREPAIVRAMELWKLDRAAWATAEWTDALTRFNDDQRRIAVEVAQRNGWFDRAVFALGKKPDEMQLYSLRFPLHHDATIRAQSQRNAIDPAWVAAEIRAESVFNPNARSAANALGLMQVVPGTAADVARRNGIAYGGAQSLYDADTNIAVGTAYLRELLGKYGTPYVTIAAYNAGPTPTARWQAQRPGFDPDIWIETISYKETREYVARVLAFSVIYDWRLGGDALSLDERMQGRLDGKRKRFACGAQAGADEQE; this comes from the coding sequence ATGCGATCACGCCTTCTGCTTGCCCTCCTCGCGCTGGGCCTCTGCGCACCCGCCGCCGCGCAGGACCTGGATGCGCAACGTCTACTGGTCCGCGCCGCGCTTGAGGCGGCCGAGCGTGGCCAGGCCAGCGATGCGCTGAGCAACCCGGCCGTGGCCGGCAGCCCGGTGCGCGGCTGGATCGAGTTCGCCCAGCTCAAGCGCGACATCGACACGCTTGACCCCGCGCGCGCGCAGGACTTCCTGCGTCGCTATGCCGGCCAGCCCGTGGCCAACGCGCTGCGCAGCGCCTGGCTGCCGTCGCTGGCGCGACGCAAGGACTGGCCCACGCTGCTGGCCAACTGGCAGCCCACCGACAACCCCGGCCTGCGCTGCGCGCGGCTGCAGGCGCTGTGGGTGCAGGGCCGCGCCGATGCGGCGTGGGTGAGCGAGGCCCAGGCGCTGTGGCGCGGGGCCGGCAAGCCCCTGCCCGACGGCTGCGATCCGGTGTTCTCCGCGCTGGCCACGCAGGGCCAGCTGAGCGATGCGCTGCGCTGGGAGCGTATCGACGCGGCCGCGGCCGCGGGCCAGACGGGCGTGATGCGCGCGGCCGCCAACGGCATGAGCGCCGCCGCGCGCAGCCAGGTGCTGGCCTATGCGGGCTTCCTCGATGCACCGGGGACCCAGGGCCTGGCCTGGGAGAAGTCCGACCGCGCCCGCGCCATGGCCACCGACGGCCTGGAACTGCTCGCGCGCAAGGATCCCGACGCGGCCGAACGCCTGCTGCCGCAATACGACCAGGCCCTGGGACTGAGCGAGACCCAGCGCGGCCAGGTGCTCTACCAGATCGCGCTGTGGACCGTGGCCTCCTACCTGCCCGATTCGGCGCGACGACTGGCCGCGGTGCCCAGCGCCGCCTACGACGAGCGCCTGCACGAATGGCAGGTGCGCGAGGCCCTGGCCCGCGGCGACTGGCCCGCGGCGCTGCAGGCCATCCGCGCCATGCCGGCCGGGCAGCGCGGCGATGCGCGCTGGCAGTGGTTCGAGGCGCGCATGCTCGACAAGACCGGCCAGCCCGGCGCGGCCAGGGCGCTGTATGCGCAGGCCGCCAGGACCAGCACCTTCCACGGCTTCCTGGCCGCCGACGTGCTCGACCAGCCCTACGCACTGTGCCCGCGCGAGCCGCGCGACAGCGCGCAGGCGCAGGCGGCGGTGGCGCGCGAGCCGGCGATCGTGCGCGCGATGGAGCTGTGGAAGCTCGACCGCGCCGCCTGGGCCACCGCCGAGTGGACCGATGCGCTGACCCGCTTCAACGACGACCAGCGCCGCATCGCGGTGGAGGTGGCCCAGCGCAACGGCTGGTTCGACCGCGCCGTGTTCGCCCTGGGCAAGAAGCCGGACGAAATGCAGCTCTACAGCCTGCGCTTCCCGCTGCACCACGACGCCACGATCCGCGCGCAGTCGCAGCGCAATGCGATCGACCCGGCCTGGGTGGCCGCCGAGATCCGCGCCGAGAGCGTGTTCAACCCCAACGCGCGCTCGGCGGCCAACGCCCTGGGGCTGATGCAGGTGGTGCCGGGGACCGCCGCGGACGTGGCCCGACGCAACGGCATCGCCTACGGCGGGGCGCAGAGCCTGTACGACGCCGACACCAACATCGCCGTCGGTACCGCCTACCTGCGCGAACTGCTGGGCAAGTACGGCACGCCCTACGTCACCATCGCCGCCTACAACGCCGGCCCGACGCCGACCGCTCGCTGGCAGGCGCAGCGGCCCGGCTTCGACCCGGACATCTGGATCGAGACCATCAGCTACAAGGAGACCCGCGAGTACGTCGCCCGCGTGCTCGCCTTCAGCGTGATCTACGACTGGCGTCTGGGCGGCGATGCGCTGTCGCTGGACGAACGCATGCAGGGCCGGCTGGACGGCAAGCGCAAGCGTTTCGCGTGCGGGGCGCAGGCCGGAGCGGACGAGCAGGAGTGA
- a CDS encoding endonuclease/exonuclease/phosphatase family protein: MTDVSPDARRLRMLSANIQAGSSTRRYSDYFTRSWSHALPVGAKRSSLDAIADLAGGHDIVGLQEADPGSLRSGFTNQTHYLAQRAGFQYWSHQPNRNVARVAGSANGLLSRLEPVKVAMHPLPGRIAGRGVLLAHFGSGEEGLVVAVAHLSLGNGSRRQQLGYIAELLAPHPHAVLMGDFNCVPTVPEMDLLYERTHLRPPSFCVPTFPSWKPARAIDHILVTDQLAHANARAVPAAFSDHLALALDIDVPAQALRQ; encoded by the coding sequence ATGACCGACGTGTCCCCCGATGCGCGCCGGCTGCGGATGTTGAGCGCCAACATCCAGGCCGGCTCCAGCACCCGCCGCTACAGCGACTACTTCACCCGCAGCTGGTCGCACGCACTGCCGGTGGGCGCCAAGCGCAGCAGCCTGGACGCCATCGCCGACCTGGCCGGCGGCCACGACATCGTCGGCCTGCAGGAGGCCGACCCGGGCAGCCTGCGCTCCGGCTTCACCAACCAGACCCACTACCTGGCCCAGCGCGCCGGCTTCCAGTACTGGAGCCACCAGCCCAACCGCAACGTGGCGCGCGTAGCCGGCAGCGCCAACGGGCTGCTGAGCCGGCTCGAGCCGGTCAAGGTGGCCATGCACCCGCTGCCCGGGCGCATCGCCGGGCGCGGCGTGCTGCTGGCGCACTTTGGCAGCGGCGAGGAAGGCCTGGTGGTGGCCGTGGCGCATCTGTCGCTGGGCAATGGCTCGCGCCGCCAGCAGCTGGGCTATATCGCCGAGCTGCTGGCCCCGCATCCGCATGCGGTGCTGATGGGCGACTTCAACTGCGTGCCGACGGTGCCGGAGATGGACCTGCTGTACGAGCGGACGCATCTGCGGCCGCCGAGCTTCTGCGTGCCGACCTTCCCCAGCTGGAAGCCGGCGCGCGCGATCGACCACATCCTGGTCACCGACCAGCTGGCCCACGCCAACGCGCGGGCCGTGCCGGCGGCGTTCTCGGATCACCTGGCGCTGGCGCTGGACATCGACGTACCCGCGCAGGCGCTGCGGCAGTAA
- a CDS encoding thiol:disulfide interchange protein DsbA/DsbL, producing the protein MKTRFALALVALLPVLAACSKQDAATPTAESTPAASTPAASTPAAPADASAPTASAPAQAAAPDAPNNNPIVPPQGPAPVEGTDYSVIADGQPFEPADGKIEVVEAFNYICPACAQFEPGFNQWKAKQPADVKVVYVPAQFRPDFREYAKVYYAAQALGIDKKSHDAIFKAIHIDHALPGEGEAFDADKVAQWYTQYGVTAEQFKQTMGSFAVAGKLSKANQFLMRAQIGGTPSLIVAGKYLVKGRSMPDMLRIADHLIAKERQAAK; encoded by the coding sequence ATGAAGACCCGTTTCGCCCTGGCCCTGGTGGCCCTGCTGCCCGTGCTGGCCGCCTGTTCCAAGCAGGACGCCGCCACCCCGACCGCCGAGAGCACGCCCGCCGCCTCGACGCCGGCCGCGTCCACGCCGGCCGCCCCGGCCGACGCCAGCGCCCCGACCGCCAGCGCACCGGCCCAGGCCGCCGCGCCCGATGCGCCGAACAACAACCCGATCGTGCCGCCGCAGGGTCCGGCGCCGGTGGAAGGCACCGACTACTCGGTGATCGCCGATGGCCAGCCCTTCGAGCCGGCCGACGGCAAGATCGAGGTGGTCGAGGCCTTCAACTACATCTGCCCGGCGTGCGCCCAGTTCGAGCCCGGCTTCAACCAGTGGAAGGCCAAGCAGCCGGCCGACGTGAAGGTGGTCTACGTGCCGGCGCAGTTCCGCCCCGATTTCCGCGAGTACGCCAAGGTCTACTACGCCGCGCAGGCGCTGGGCATCGACAAGAAGAGTCACGATGCGATCTTCAAGGCGATCCACATCGACCACGCGCTGCCGGGCGAAGGCGAGGCCTTCGACGCGGACAAGGTGGCCCAGTGGTACACCCAGTACGGCGTCACCGCCGAGCAGTTCAAGCAGACCATGGGCAGCTTCGCGGTGGCCGGCAAGCTGAGCAAGGCCAACCAGTTCCTGATGCGCGCCCAGATCGGCGGCACGCCGTCGCTGATCGTGGCCGGCAAGTACCTGGTCAAGGGCCGCTCGATGCCGGACATGCTGCGCATCGCCGACCACCTGATCGCCAAAGAGCGCCAGGCCGCCAAGTAA
- a CDS encoding thiol:disulfide interchange protein DsbA/DsbL has protein sequence MKLRLFALALLALLPLTACASSDAPVEGEDYDVIADGQPFAPLTGQQKVEVVEVFGYVCIHCAHFEPQFEAWQKRQPASVRVTSVPAAFGGYWIPYAKAFYAAQQLGVLKQSHAAVFRALHDSHELPIQNASDQEIAGFYARFGPDPDKFAATMESPQVAAQLDKARAFGMASGIRGTPTLVINGKYRINTVDPDDVLKVADFLIKRELAAAK, from the coding sequence ATGAAGCTGCGCCTGTTTGCCCTCGCCTTGCTCGCCCTGTTGCCGCTGACGGCCTGCGCGTCCTCCGATGCGCCGGTGGAGGGCGAGGATTACGACGTCATCGCCGACGGCCAGCCCTTCGCTCCGTTGACCGGCCAGCAGAAGGTCGAGGTGGTCGAGGTGTTCGGCTATGTCTGCATCCACTGCGCGCATTTCGAACCGCAGTTCGAGGCCTGGCAGAAGCGGCAGCCGGCCAGCGTGCGGGTGACCTCGGTGCCGGCGGCGTTCGGCGGCTACTGGATCCCCTATGCCAAGGCCTTCTACGCCGCCCAGCAGCTGGGCGTGCTCAAGCAGAGCCACGCGGCGGTGTTCAGGGCCCTGCACGACAGCCATGAGCTGCCGATCCAGAACGCCAGCGACCAGGAGATCGCCGGGTTCTACGCGCGCTTCGGGCCGGACCCGGACAAGTTCGCCGCGACCATGGAATCGCCGCAGGTCGCCGCCCAGCTGGACAAGGCGCGCGCCTTCGGCATGGCCAGCGGCATCCGCGGCACGCCGACCCTGGTGATCAACGGCAAGTACCGCATCAACACGGTCGACCCGGATGACGTGCTGAAGGTCGCCGACTTCCTGATCAAGCGCGAACTGGCCGCCGCCAAGTAA
- a CDS encoding c-type cytochrome has product MRHARVLGLSSLAIVAVAAAAFAQTSVTPLPDNTPVQAQPLEIDLTKTHWGDAKAGQTRAGTCAACHGADGNPAAPIYPRLAGQGERYIAQQLALFATGQRTSGMAAVMIPFAQSLTPQDMRDVGAYFATQKAGAGVADDTVIAEGPYKGLKFYQVGEQLFRGGDAQRGIPACMACHGPSGAGNPGPPYPHIGGQPQDYVVRRLQEYQAGTTTYKDPGHFQIMAQVAKPLTPQEIQSLGSYIQGLHDSAADAAATPSASAPAPAPAAPAEPTGQS; this is encoded by the coding sequence ATGCGCCACGCTCGTGTCTTGGGACTGTCCAGCCTCGCCATCGTCGCCGTCGCCGCGGCCGCCTTCGCGCAGACCAGCGTCACGCCGCTGCCGGACAACACCCCGGTGCAGGCGCAGCCGCTGGAAATCGATCTGACCAAGACCCACTGGGGCGATGCCAAGGCCGGCCAGACCAGGGCCGGCACCTGCGCGGCCTGCCACGGTGCCGACGGCAACCCGGCCGCGCCGATCTATCCGCGCCTGGCCGGCCAGGGCGAGCGCTACATCGCCCAGCAGCTGGCGCTGTTCGCCACCGGCCAGCGCACCAGCGGCATGGCCGCGGTGATGATCCCCTTCGCCCAGAGCCTGACCCCGCAGGACATGCGCGATGTCGGCGCCTACTTTGCCACGCAGAAGGCCGGCGCCGGCGTGGCCGACGACACCGTCATCGCCGAGGGCCCGTACAAGGGGCTGAAGTTCTACCAGGTCGGCGAGCAGCTGTTCCGCGGCGGCGACGCCCAGCGCGGCATCCCGGCCTGCATGGCCTGCCACGGCCCCAGCGGCGCCGGCAACCCGGGCCCGCCGTATCCGCACATCGGCGGCCAGCCGCAGGATTACGTGGTGCGGCGCCTGCAGGAGTACCAGGCCGGCACGACCACCTACAAGGATCCGGGCCACTTCCAGATCATGGCCCAGGTCGCCAAGCCGCTGACCCCGCAGGAAATCCAGTCGCTGGGCAGCTACATCCAGGGCCTGCACGACAGCGCCGCCGATGCGGCCGCGACCCCGTCGGCCAGCGCCCCGGCGCCGGCACCCGCCGCGCCCGCGGAACCAACCGGGCAGTCCTGA
- the yihA gene encoding ribosome biogenesis GTP-binding protein YihA/YsxC, translated as MAVSNYLNAARYLLSAHNARQLPADEGLEVAFAGRSNAGKSSALNALAGHNALARVSKTPGRTQQLVFFEVRPQRCLVDLPGYGYAKVPMDLQAHWQAFIDQYFATRQSLRGLVVVMDIRHPLKDYDRQMLGYAVQRGLPAHVLLTKGDKLGRGQQSQTLAAVRKELSSAFGDSVGVQVFSSESKQGVDQARTVVQGWLELMPAAAAVVAAE; from the coding sequence ATGGCCGTCTCCAACTATCTCAACGCCGCGCGCTATTTGCTGTCCGCGCACAACGCCCGCCAGCTGCCCGCCGACGAGGGGCTGGAGGTGGCGTTCGCCGGGCGCTCCAATGCCGGCAAGTCCAGCGCACTCAACGCGCTGGCCGGCCACAACGCGCTGGCGCGGGTCTCCAAGACGCCGGGCCGCACCCAGCAGCTGGTGTTCTTCGAGGTCCGGCCGCAGCGCTGCCTGGTCGACCTGCCCGGCTATGGCTACGCCAAGGTGCCGATGGACCTGCAGGCGCACTGGCAGGCCTTCATCGATCAGTACTTCGCCACACGCCAGTCGCTGCGCGGGCTGGTGGTGGTGATGGACATCCGCCATCCGCTGAAGGACTACGACCGGCAGATGCTCGGCTACGCCGTCCAGCGCGGCCTGCCGGCGCATGTGCTGCTGACCAAGGGCGACAAGCTCGGCCGCGGCCAGCAGTCGCAGACCCTGGCCGCGGTGCGCAAGGAACTGTCCTCGGCGTTCGGCGACAGCGTCGGCGTGCAGGTGTTCTCGTCCGAGTCCAAGCAGGGCGTGGACCAGGCCCGTACGGTGGTGCAGGGCTGGCTGGAGCTGATGCCGGCGGCCGCGGCGGTCGTCGCGGCCGAGTAA
- a CDS encoding VIT family protein, with translation MRKLHPEVHRSNRTGWLRAAVLGANDGIVSVAGLMVGVAAGGAGQGTLVATGVAGLVAGAMSMAAGEYVSVSSQADTERADLKLEKRELAEDPQSELIELAGIYEQRGLQPALARQVAEQLTAHDALAAHARDELGITETLRARPVQAALASAAAFSTGAVLPLLAALLFPAQARVAVIIATLLALLASGALAARAGGAPTLRGALRVTFWGALAMAAADLVGRAFDVSP, from the coding sequence ATGCGCAAGCTCCATCCGGAAGTCCACCGCAGCAACCGTACCGGCTGGCTGCGCGCCGCCGTGCTGGGCGCCAACGACGGCATCGTCTCCGTCGCCGGGTTGATGGTCGGCGTGGCCGCCGGCGGCGCCGGCCAGGGCACGCTGGTCGCCACCGGGGTGGCCGGGCTGGTGGCCGGGGCGATGTCGATGGCGGCCGGCGAGTATGTCTCGGTCAGCTCGCAGGCCGACACCGAGCGCGCCGACCTCAAGCTCGAGAAGCGTGAGCTGGCCGAGGATCCGCAAAGCGAGCTGATCGAACTGGCGGGCATCTACGAACAGCGCGGCCTGCAGCCGGCGCTGGCGCGCCAGGTGGCCGAACAGCTGACCGCGCACGACGCCCTGGCCGCACACGCCCGCGACGAGCTGGGCATCACCGAGACCCTGCGCGCACGGCCGGTGCAGGCGGCGCTGGCCTCGGCGGCGGCGTTCTCCACCGGCGCGGTGTTGCCGCTGCTGGCGGCGCTGCTGTTCCCGGCGCAGGCCAGGGTGGCGGTGATCATCGCCACCCTGCTGGCGCTGCTGGCGTCCGGCGCGCTGGCCGCGCGCGCCGGCGGCGCACCGACGCTGCGCGGCGCGCTGCGGGTCACCTTCTGGGGCGCGCTGGCGATGGCCGCGGCGGATCTGGTGGGCCGCGCGTTCGATGTGTCGCCCTGA